A window of the Lactuca sativa cultivar Salinas chromosome 7, Lsat_Salinas_v11, whole genome shotgun sequence genome harbors these coding sequences:
- the LOC111911470 gene encoding MADS-box transcription factor 23: protein MGRGKIQIRRIDNSASRQVTFSKRSRGLLKKAKELAILCDAEVGLVIFSNTGRLHEYSSSSMTKITERYNKAKDEHHHMLNPTMEVEFWQGEAARLRQQLQCLQHSNRQLSGERISGLSVKELQNLENQLETSLKSVRMKKEQIFTEEIKELHRKENLMVQENKELHNKVNLENQEKAELQKKIYGLWSTNEVNKHYNTSFSLSIDNNLNATQKDDITAEAMKLRL from the exons atGGGGAGAGGAAAGATTCAAATCCGGAGGATCGATAATTCGGCTAGCAGGCAAGTGACTTTCTCGAAAAGGAGCCGTGGATTGTTGAAGAAGGCAAAGGAGTTGGCGATTCTTTGTGATGCTGAAGTTGGACTCGTTATCTTCTCTAACACTGGGAGACTCCATGAATATTCTAGCTCAAG CATGACAAAGATAACTGAACGATACAACAAAGCAAAGGATGAACATCATCATATGTTGAATCCCACTATGGAAGTTGAG TTTTGGCAAGGGGAAGCAGCTCGGTTGAGACAACAATTACAATGCTTGCAGCATAGCAACAG GCAGCTTTCTGGAGAAAGGATTTCTGGCTTGAGTGTCAAAGAACTACAAAATCTGGAAAACCAATTGGAAACAAGTTTAAAAAGTGTTCGTATGAAAAAG GAACAAATTTTCACAGAAGAAATCAAAGAATTACACCGAAAG GAGAATCTTATGGTTCAAGAAAATAAAGAACTACACAACAAAGTAAACCTCGAGAATCAAGAGAAAGCAGAATTGCAAAAGAAG ATTTATGGATTGTGGAGTACGAATGAAGTAAACAAACACTACAACACCTCCTTTTCCTTAAGCATTGATAACAACTTAAATGCAACACAGAAGGATGACATAACAGCAGAAGCCATGAAACTAAG GTTATAA